Proteins from a single region of Macaca thibetana thibetana isolate TM-01 chromosome 4, ASM2454274v1, whole genome shotgun sequence:
- the PGBD1 gene encoding piggyBac transposable element-derived protein 1 isoform X2 — MYEALPGSAPENEDGLVKVKEEDPTWEQVCNSQESSSYTQEIYRLRFRQFCYQEAHGPREALAQLRELCHQWLRPEMHTKEQIMELLVLEQFLTILPKELQPCVKTYPLESGEEAVTVLENLETGSGDTGQQASVYIQGQDMCPVVTEYQGVSLECPSLQLLPGVTTLKCEPPPLPQENPQEVSGPVPHGSAHLQEKSPRDKAAVPVFNPVRSQTLVKTEEETAQALATEKWPHLSLARRNLCGNSAQKTVTSLSLMNIPSYLEAPRTPLSDLVFTSEEVVFTL; from the exons ATGTATGAAGCTTTGCCAGGCTCTGCTCCTGAAAATGAAGATGGCCTTGTGAAAGTGAAGGAGGAAGATCCCACCTGGGAGCAGGTGTGCAACTCACAGGAGAGCAGCTCCTACACTCAGGAGATTTACCGCCTGCGCTTTCGGCAGTTCTGCTACCAGGAGGCTCATGGACCCCGGGAAGCTCTGGCCCAACTCCGAGAACTTTGTCATCAATGGCTGAGACCCGAGATGCACACCAAGGAACAGATAATGGAACTGCTGGTGCTGGAGCAGTTCCTGACCATCCTGCCCAAGGAGCTCCAGCCCTGTGTGAAGACATATCCTCTGGAGAGTGGAGAGGAGGCAGTGACCGTGCTGGAGAATCTGGAGACAGGAAGTGGAGACACAGGACAACAG GCCTCTGTCTATATTCAGGGACAGGACATGTGCCCAGTGGTGACAGAATATCAAGGAGTCTCTTTGGAATGTCCGAGCCTCCAGCTCCTGCCTGGGGTAACCACTCTGAAGTGTGAACCTCCACCGCTTCCTCAAGAGAACCCCCAAGAAGTGAGTG GGCCTGTTCCCCACGGATCAGCTCATCTCCAGGAAAAAAGCCCCAGAGACAAGGCTGCAGTGCCTGTGTTTAACCCAGTCAGGTCCCAG acATTGGTGAAGACTGAGGAAGAAACAGCCCAGGCCCTTGCTACAGAGAAGTGGCCACATCTGAGTCTGGCTCGGAGGAACCTCTGTGGGAACTCAGCTCAGAAGACAGTTACAAGCCTCAGTCTGATGA ATATCCCTTCATACTTGGAAGCCCCACGAACACCTCTGTCTGATCTTGTCTTTACCTCAGAGGAGGTCGTCTTCACTCTCTAA
- the PGBD1 gene encoding piggyBac transposable element-derived protein 1 isoform X1 has translation MYEALPGSAPENEDGLVKVKEEDPTWEQVCNSQESSSYTQEIYRLRFRQFCYQEAHGPREALAQLRELCHQWLRPEMHTKEQIMELLVLEQFLTILPKELQPCVKTYPLESGEEAVTVLENLETGSGDTGQQASVYIQGQDMCPVVTEYQGVSLECPSLQLLPGVTTLKCEPPPLPQENPQEVSGPVPHGSAHLQEKSPRDKAAVPVFNPVRSQTLVKTEEETAQALATEKWPHLSLARRNLCGNSAQKTVTSLSLMTEEIVTKDTLFNAKQETSEEMEQSGEASGKPNRECAPQIPCSTPIPAERTVTHLNTLKDRHPGDLWARMHISSLEYAAGDITRKGRRKDKARVSELLQGLSFSGDSDVEKDNEPEIQPAQKKLKVSCFPEKSWTKRDIKPNFPSWSALDSGLLNLKSEKLNPVELFELFFDDETFNLIVNETNNYASQKNVSLEVTVQEMRCVFGVLLLSGFMRHPRRGMYWEISDTNQNLVRDAIRRDRFELIFSNLHFADNGHLDQKDKFTKLRPLIKQMNKNFLLYAPLEEYYCFDKSMCECFDSDQFLNGKPVRIGYKIWCGTTTQGYLVWFEPYQEQSTMKVDEDPDLGLGGNLVMNFADVLLERGQYPYHLCFDSFFTSIKLLSALKKKGVRATGTIRENRTEKCPLMNVEHMKKMKRGYFDFQVEENNEIILCRWYGDGIISLCSNAVGIEPVNEISYCDADDEEIPQISQPSIVKVYDECKEGVAKMDQIISKYRVRIRSKKWYSILVSYMIDVAMNNAWQLHRACNPGASLDPLDFRRFVAHFYLEHNADLSD, from the exons ATGTATGAAGCTTTGCCAGGCTCTGCTCCTGAAAATGAAGATGGCCTTGTGAAAGTGAAGGAGGAAGATCCCACCTGGGAGCAGGTGTGCAACTCACAGGAGAGCAGCTCCTACACTCAGGAGATTTACCGCCTGCGCTTTCGGCAGTTCTGCTACCAGGAGGCTCATGGACCCCGGGAAGCTCTGGCCCAACTCCGAGAACTTTGTCATCAATGGCTGAGACCCGAGATGCACACCAAGGAACAGATAATGGAACTGCTGGTGCTGGAGCAGTTCCTGACCATCCTGCCCAAGGAGCTCCAGCCCTGTGTGAAGACATATCCTCTGGAGAGTGGAGAGGAGGCAGTGACCGTGCTGGAGAATCTGGAGACAGGAAGTGGAGACACAGGACAACAG GCCTCTGTCTATATTCAGGGACAGGACATGTGCCCAGTGGTGACAGAATATCAAGGAGTCTCTTTGGAATGTCCGAGCCTCCAGCTCCTGCCTGGGGTAACCACTCTGAAGTGTGAACCTCCACCGCTTCCTCAAGAGAACCCCCAAGAAGTGAGTG GGCCTGTTCCCCACGGATCAGCTCATCTCCAGGAAAAAAGCCCCAGAGACAAGGCTGCAGTGCCTGTGTTTAACCCAGTCAGGTCCCAG acATTGGTGAAGACTGAGGAAGAAACAGCCCAGGCCCTTGCTACAGAGAAGTGGCCACATCTGAGTCTGGCTCGGAGGAACCTCTGTGGGAACTCAGCTCAGAAGACAGTTACAAGCCTCAGTCTGATGA CTGAAGAAATTGTAACTAAAGATACATTGTTTAATGCAAAGCAAGAAACTTCTGAAGAAATGGAACAAAgtggagaagcctcaggaaagcCCAACAG agaGTGTGCACCCCAGATTCCTTGTAGTACTCCTATCCCTGCTGAAAGGACAGTTACACATTTGAACACTCTGAAGGACCGTCACCCAGGTGATTTGTGGGCCCGGATGCACATCTCATCCTTGGAATATGCTGCAGGAGACATTACccgaaaagggagaagaaaagacaaagctCGAGTGAGTGAACTGCTCCAAGGTCTCTCATTCTCTGGTGACTCAGATGTGGAAAAAGATAATGAGCCTGAGATCCAGCCTGCTCAAAAGAAGTTAAAGGTGTCTTGTTTCCCAGAAAAGAGTTGGACCAAAAGAGACATTAAACCCAACTTTCCAAGCTGGTCAGCACTAGATTCTGGACTTTTGAATCTCAAGAGTGAAAAGTTGAATCCAGTAGagctttttgaattattttttgatgATGAAACATTCAACTTAATTGTCAATGAAACCAATAATTATGCTTCTCAGAAAAATGTCAGCTTGGAAGTCACAGTTCAGGAAATGAGGTGTGTGTTTGGTGTCCTACTTTTGAGTGGATTTATGAGGCATCCTAGAAGGGGAATGTATTGGGAAATCTCTGACACCAATCAGAACCTGGTTAGAGATGCAATCAGAAGGGACAGATTTGAATTGATTTTCTCAAACCTGCACTTTGCAGATAATGGCCACCTAGATCAAAAAGATAAGTTTACAAAGTTGAGACCTCtcataaaacaaatgaataaaaatttcctCTTGTATGCTCCCTTGGAAGAATACTATTGCTTTGATAAGTCAATGTGTGAATGCTTTGATAGTGACCAATTCCTGAATGGAAAGCCTGTTAGAATTGGATATAAAATTTGGTGTGGTACAACCACACAGGGTTATCTGGTTTGGTTTGAGCCCTATCAAGAACAATCAACTATGAAGGTAGATGAGGATCCTGACCTTGGGTTAGGTGGAAATCTAGTAATGAACTTTGCTGATGTTCTTTTAGAGAGAGGTCAGTATCCCTATCACCTGTGTTTTGATAGCTTCTTTACCAGTATCAAATTGTTGTCAGCCTTGAAGAAGAAGGGGGTGAGGGCAACAGGAACAATTCGTGAGAACAGGACCGAAAAATGTCCCCTTATGAATGtagaacatatgaaaaaaatgaagagagggTATTTTGATTTCCaagtagaagaaaacaatgaGATAATTTTATGTCGTTGGTATGGGGATGGCATTATCAGTCTGTGCTCCAATGCTGTGGGCATAGAACCAGTCAATGAGATAAGTTATTGTGATGCTGATGATGAGGAAATCCCTCAGATAAGTCAACCATCCATAGTAAAAGTGTATGATGAATGCAAGGAAGGTGTAGCTAAAATGgatcaaattatttcaaagtatcGGGTGAGGATAAGAAGCAAGAAATGGTACTCAATTTTGGTAAGCTACATGATTGATGTAGCCATGAACAATGCATGGCAACTACACAGAGCCTGTAACCCAGGTGCTTCCCTAGACCCCTTGGATTTTCGGAGATTTGTTGCACATTTCTACTTGGAACACAATGCTGATCTGTCAGATTAA